The segment GCGCGCATTTCGGTTCAAGTCGGCGAACTAGAACGCGCATTGAGCGACAGGGAGGCGGCATGATGCCCAAGGTCAGCATCCCGACGCCTTCCGCCAAAAGGCAGTTAGAAAGGGTGCGAACCTGCGACCCGGTCAAGGTCAACGGCCGCGTCGTAACCGCGATAGGATCGCTAATCGAATCGGTCGGTCCGCCGGCCGAGATCGGCGAGATTTGCGATATATCAAGAGGCAGAATCTCTCGCCCTTTGCAAGCCGAGGTCGTCGGATTTCGCGCAGAGCGGACTCTGCTGGCCCCGATAGGCGATCCGTCCGGAATTCGTCCTGGCGCAGAGGTCGTCGCGACAAGGCGGCGAGCCGAAGTCTCGGTCGGTCGAGAGATGTTAGGCCGAGTGGTCAACGGGCTTGCCGAACCCGTAGACGGCAAAGGACCGTTGAATGCTGAGGCAAAAATGAGGCTACAGCGATCGGCGCCGCCCGCAATGGAAAGACGACCCATCCGCGAACCGATCTCGCTGGGCATCCGAGCGATCGACGGCCTGATAACCTGCGGATTAGGGCAGAGAATGGGCATCTTTGCCGGAAGCGGCGTCGGCAAAAGCGTGCTGATGGGCATGATCGCGCGGAACACCTCGGCCGATGTGAACGTCATCGCGCTAGTAGGCGAACGAGGCCGCGAACTGCGCGAATTCATAGAAGACAGCCTGGGCGAAGAGGGCCTGGCGCGCAGCGTGATCGTGGTGGCGACTTCCGACGAACCGGCCATCCTGCGCCAACGGTCGGCCTTTGTCGCAACGGCCATCGCCGAGTTCTTTCGCGATCAAGGCAATCACGTGCTCTTGATGATGGACTCCATCACGCGGCTGGCCATGGCTCAGCGCGAAATCAGCCTGGCCGCGGGCGAGCATCCTTCTGCGCGAGGCTATACGCCCAGCGTCTTCAGCCTGCTGCCCAGGCTGTTGGAGCGCGCTGGATGCGCCGCGCACGGATCGATCACGGGCGTCTACACCGTCTTGGTCGATGCGGACGATGTGAACGACCCGATCGGCGATGCGGTGCGGGCGATTCTCGACGGCCACATCGTCTTAGACCGTCGCTTGACCTCGCGCGGGCACTACCCGCCCATCGATTGCCTGCAAAGCCTTTCGCGGGTGATGGACCATGTCGTCTCGCCCGATCATCTGGCGCTGGCGCGCAAAATGAGATCGCTGATGGCCGCCTAC is part of the Armatimonadota bacterium genome and harbors:
- a CDS encoding FliI/YscN family ATPase — protein: MPKVSIPTPSAKRQLERVRTCDPVKVNGRVVTAIGSLIESVGPPAEIGEICDISRGRISRPLQAEVVGFRAERTLLAPIGDPSGIRPGAEVVATRRRAEVSVGREMLGRVVNGLAEPVDGKGPLNAEAKMRLQRSAPPAMERRPIREPISLGIRAIDGLITCGLGQRMGIFAGSGVGKSVLMGMIARNTSADVNVIALVGERGRELREFIEDSLGEEGLARSVIVVATSDEPAILRQRSAFVATAIAEFFRDQGNHVLLMMDSITRLAMAQREISLAAGEHPSARGYTPSVFSLLPRLLERAGCAAHGSITGVYTVLVDADDVNDPIGDAVRAILDGHIVLDRRLTSRGHYPPIDCLQSLSRVMDHVVSPDHLALARKMRSLMAAYKETEDLIQIGAYKAGSNPLVDEAIAKRERIDRFLQQRIDESASFHDTLETMGRTLE